The Leucobacter sp. UCMA 4100 genome window below encodes:
- the rpmG gene encoding 50S ribosomal protein L33 encodes MAKDKDVRPIIKLRSTAGTGFTYVTRKNRRNNPDRLVLKKYDPVIRKHVEFREER; translated from the coding sequence ATGGCTAAAGATAAAGACGTACGTCCGATCATCAAGCTGCGTTCGACGGCAGGCACCGGGTTCACGTACGTGACCCGCAAGAACCGTCGCAACAACCCCGACCGCCTCGTGCTCAAGAAGTACGATCCGGTCATCCGCAAGCACGTTGAATTCCGAGAGGAGCGTTAA
- a CDS encoding EamA family transporter, giving the protein MTHEQGTRAQASGLALVILSQLSMQFGAGIATFLFPHVGATGTVMLRLFMSTAVLFVVLRPRLRGLSRKALLAAAGLGVALASMNTLIYLAFDRIPLGAAVTFEMLGPLMLAVVLSRKLSSWLLALVAGVGVWLVSGAFPFGQGAEGAAGLDPLGVALALLAGASWAGYIVFTRATVSLFRGAEGLAVAMLFASVCIAPFMVTVDDLSAFLNPTVLLLGLVVALLSSALPYGIEQLAIRRLPTSLFAMLMSLSPVMATLAGFVLLGQSMSLVELAGITCVVTATAVALRGQAR; this is encoded by the coding sequence ATGACACACGAGCAGGGAACCCGCGCGCAAGCATCGGGGCTCGCGCTCGTCATTCTCAGCCAGCTCTCGATGCAGTTTGGGGCGGGCATCGCGACCTTCCTCTTTCCGCACGTGGGCGCCACCGGCACCGTCATGCTGCGCCTCTTCATGTCGACCGCCGTGCTGTTCGTGGTGCTGCGGCCCCGACTGCGCGGGCTCAGCCGCAAAGCGTTGCTCGCGGCGGCAGGCCTCGGCGTCGCCCTCGCTTCAATGAACACGCTCATCTACCTCGCCTTCGACCGCATTCCGCTCGGCGCGGCCGTGACCTTCGAGATGCTCGGCCCGCTCATGCTCGCGGTCGTGCTCTCGCGCAAGCTCTCGAGCTGGCTTCTCGCGCTCGTCGCGGGGGTAGGCGTGTGGCTCGTGAGCGGCGCATTCCCCTTTGGCCAGGGTGCAGAGGGGGCTGCGGGCCTCGATCCGCTCGGTGTCGCCCTCGCGTTGCTCGCGGGCGCAAGCTGGGCCGGGTACATCGTCTTCACCCGCGCCACCGTTTCGCTCTTTCGCGGGGCCGAGGGGCTCGCGGTCGCAATGCTCTTTGCCTCGGTGTGCATCGCCCCGTTCATGGTGACGGTCGACGACCTTTCCGCTTTTCTCAACCCAACCGTGCTGCTGCTCGGCCTCGTCGTCGCGCTCCTCTCTTCTGCCCTGCCCTACGGCATCGAACAGCTCGCGATTCGCCGGCTGCCCACCTCGCTCTTCGCGATGCTCATGAGCCTCTCGCCCGTCATGGCGACGCTCGCGGGGTTCGTCTTGCTCGGCCAGTCAATGAGCCTCGTCGAACTCGCCGGTATCACCTGCGTCGTCACCGCAACCGCAGTCGCACTGCGCGGCCAGGCCCGGTGA
- a CDS encoding purine-cytosine permease family protein, with the protein MGRIGMIWLAANLVVTTLLTGTLFVPGVSFGTAFSMILTGTLVGMIVLTLIGNIGTRTGLPTMAATRGAFGLRGSLLPVAANVIILMGWSWVQAMLAGVTVNFLVAELTGFSNPILFSVLCQSLVVCLAIFGHEGIAKVEPWMALLILAIMGYVFYTAFSTFSLGEYQAIPVDESLGLSGITVLDIVISTAISWTVLSADFNRLARNSKAGMIGSGIGYTLSTVCAMTLGLVAFSYVILSGKDAAEFDPTVIVGSFGAPLALVIFFSVMATNTMVVYGMVTSVINARPQLRLKFLPTALVLGGTSIAGSTLLGLLDHFTDFLTMIGAFFVPVFAIMIVDYYLIKRRSYMHDILRDSGGRYWYTRGVNWVAVGVWIIGAGASYLLTYVWPSPIGATIPAFVVSFLLYFVLSLSTRARFAGTDKGHLGETVSIPTLADE; encoded by the coding sequence ATGGGCCGCATTGGCATGATCTGGCTCGCGGCGAACCTCGTCGTGACCACGTTGCTCACGGGCACGCTCTTCGTGCCCGGCGTCTCGTTTGGCACCGCCTTCTCGATGATTCTCACGGGCACGCTCGTCGGCATGATCGTGCTCACCCTCATCGGCAACATCGGCACCCGCACCGGTCTGCCCACCATGGCCGCAACCCGCGGTGCCTTTGGCCTTCGCGGATCGCTGCTGCCGGTCGCCGCGAACGTCATCATTCTCATGGGCTGGAGCTGGGTGCAGGCGATGCTCGCCGGCGTCACGGTGAACTTCTTGGTCGCCGAGCTCACCGGCTTCTCGAACCCCATTCTCTTCTCGGTGCTCTGCCAGAGCCTCGTCGTCTGCCTCGCGATCTTCGGCCACGAGGGCATCGCGAAGGTTGAGCCGTGGATGGCGTTGCTCATTCTCGCGATCATGGGCTACGTGTTTTACACGGCCTTCTCGACCTTCTCGCTCGGTGAATACCAGGCGATCCCCGTCGATGAGAGCCTCGGCCTCAGCGGCATCACGGTGCTCGATATCGTCATCTCGACCGCGATCTCGTGGACGGTGCTGTCGGCCGACTTCAACCGCCTCGCGCGCAACTCGAAGGCCGGCATGATCGGCTCGGGCATCGGCTACACGCTGTCAACGGTGTGCGCCATGACGCTCGGCCTCGTTGCCTTCAGCTACGTCATTCTCTCGGGCAAGGATGCGGCCGAGTTTGATCCGACCGTCATCGTGGGCAGCTTCGGTGCGCCGCTCGCCCTCGTGATCTTCTTCTCGGTCATGGCCACGAACACGATGGTCGTCTACGGCATGGTCACCTCGGTCATCAACGCCCGCCCGCAGCTGCGCCTGAAGTTCTTGCCCACCGCGCTCGTGCTCGGCGGAACCTCGATCGCGGGCTCAACCCTGCTCGGCCTGCTCGACCACTTCACCGACTTCCTGACGATGATCGGCGCCTTCTTCGTGCCCGTCTTCGCCATCATGATCGTCGACTACTACCTCATCAAGCGCCGCTCGTACATGCACGACATCCTGCGCGACTCGGGCGGCCGCTACTGGTACACCCGCGGCGTCAACTGGGTCGCGGTCGGCGTGTGGATCATCGGAGCCGGCGCGTCATACCTACTCACCTACGTCTGGCCAAGCCCCATCGGCGCGACCATTCCCGCGTTCGTCGTCTCGTTCCTGCTCTACTTCGTGCTGAGCCTCTCGACGAGGGCGCGGTTTGCGGGTACCGATAAGGGGCACCTCGGCGAGACCGTGAGCATTCCGACGCTCGCCGACGAGTAG
- a CDS encoding cytochrome c oxidase assembly protein produces the protein MPRSLRVFAPATLIIVSVIACFVGMQVGGAGAPRPMLDPGDVVRYAVPLARMLVNLSGGVLIGSLLLAVWALKGEGAELRAVLDLAAGAAATLTAASTAAFVFMYLDMTGQDFSFDESFGASLAQFATEIDLGKLWVLMMLLGAISTVMCFAVQDRRWVLAAFVVSVLTLFPLAQQGHAQGAAGHAQAVNTLFIHMLGAAVWIGGLVALIVVSRVVDRQRIQVITERYSFLALFAFVAVALSGIVSAMLRIGTMEDLFGTGYGMVVMLKTGAIVALGIFGAVHRLIMIPKIGASDRGRRAFGQVVVVELAVMGIASGLAAALGRTQTPVPIEAASESGGAIGPAEWLTGDPLPPELTPMGYITGWKFDLLWTLVPVFGAVLYLAGVWVLRKRGDKWPVGRTISWLLGLAVLFYTTNGALNLYERYLFSVHMLGHMMLTMLIPLLLVLAGPVTLLLRAVPKRHDGSWGAREWVMWAIHTPWSKFITNPVVAAVIFAGSLWVFYFSPILGWAMREHLGHQWMIIHFLISGYLFALAMVGIDPVPYRSSYPIRLVILFATMASHAFFGVTIMSMNTMMLPEWFGAMGRTWGLPPLEDQSQGGSIAWGIGELPTLALAVAVAILWMRDDDRVQKRKDRAADRSGEAELLAYNEMLQKQAARDEKITRP, from the coding sequence GTGCCAAGAAGTCTTCGGGTATTTGCCCCAGCTACCCTCATCATCGTGAGCGTCATCGCCTGCTTCGTCGGAATGCAGGTGGGTGGCGCGGGCGCTCCACGCCCAATGCTCGATCCGGGCGACGTGGTTCGGTACGCGGTACCGCTCGCGCGCATGCTCGTGAACCTCTCGGGTGGCGTGCTCATTGGCTCGCTGCTGCTCGCCGTGTGGGCGCTCAAGGGCGAGGGCGCCGAACTGCGCGCCGTGCTCGATCTCGCGGCGGGAGCCGCGGCAACGCTGACGGCCGCATCGACCGCGGCCTTCGTGTTCATGTACCTCGACATGACGGGCCAGGACTTCTCGTTCGACGAGAGCTTTGGTGCAAGTCTCGCCCAGTTCGCGACTGAGATTGACCTCGGTAAGCTCTGGGTGCTCATGATGCTGCTCGGGGCCATTTCGACGGTGATGTGCTTTGCCGTTCAAGACCGCCGCTGGGTACTCGCAGCTTTCGTTGTCTCGGTGCTGACGCTCTTCCCGCTCGCGCAGCAGGGCCACGCGCAGGGCGCCGCTGGTCACGCGCAGGCGGTCAACACACTCTTCATTCACATGCTCGGAGCCGCGGTGTGGATCGGCGGCCTGGTCGCCCTCATCGTCGTCTCGCGGGTGGTCGACCGGCAGCGCATTCAGGTCATCACCGAGCGCTACTCGTTCCTCGCCCTCTTCGCCTTTGTCGCGGTGGCCCTCTCGGGCATCGTGAGCGCAATGTTGCGCATCGGCACCATGGAAGACCTGTTTGGCACCGGCTATGGCATGGTGGTCATGCTGAAGACGGGCGCCATCGTTGCCCTCGGTATTTTCGGCGCGGTGCACCGTCTCATCATGATTCCCAAGATTGGCGCGAGCGATCGCGGCAGGCGCGCCTTCGGTCAGGTCGTTGTCGTTGAGCTCGCCGTCATGGGCATCGCGTCGGGTCTCGCCGCGGCGCTCGGGCGCACGCAGACGCCGGTTCCCATCGAGGCGGCCTCAGAGTCGGGCGGCGCGATTGGGCCTGCCGAGTGGCTCACGGGCGATCCGCTGCCTCCCGAGCTCACGCCGATGGGGTACATCACCGGCTGGAAGTTTGACCTGCTCTGGACCCTGGTTCCGGTCTTCGGTGCGGTGCTGTACCTCGCGGGCGTGTGGGTGCTGCGCAAGCGCGGCGACAAGTGGCCCGTGGGCCGCACGATCTCGTGGCTGCTCGGCCTCGCGGTGCTCTTTTACACCACGAACGGCGCGCTGAACCTCTACGAGCGTTACCTCTTTAGCGTGCACATGCTCGGGCACATGATGCTCACGATGCTCATTCCGCTGCTGCTCGTGCTCGCTGGCCCCGTGACGCTGCTTCTGCGTGCGGTTCCGAAGCGCCACGACGGCTCGTGGGGTGCGCGCGAGTGGGTCATGTGGGCCATTCACACGCCGTGGTCGAAGTTCATCACGAACCCCGTTGTCGCGGCCGTCATCTTTGCCGGTTCGCTCTGGGTGTTCTACTTCTCGCCGATTCTTGGCTGGGCGATGCGCGAGCACCTCGGCCACCAGTGGATGATCATTCACTTCTTGATTTCGGGTTACCTCTTCGCGCTCGCGATGGTCGGCATCGACCCCGTGCCGTATCGCTCGAGCTACCCGATTCGGCTCGTGATTCTCTTTGCGACGATGGCCTCGCACGCCTTCTTCGGCGTGACGATCATGTCGATGAACACGATGATGCTGCCCGAGTGGTTCGGTGCGATGGGTCGAACGTGGGGCCTGCCGCCGCTTGAAGACCAATCACAGGGCGGATCGATCGCCTGGGGCATCGGTGAGTTGCCGACCCTCGCGCTTGCCGTTGCCGTCGCAATTCTGTGGATGCGTGACGATGACCGCGTACAGAAGCGCAAGGACCGCGCCGCCGACCGCTCGGGCGAGGCCGAGCTCCTCGCCTACAACGAGATGCTGCAGAAGCAGGCCGCCCGCGACGAGAAGATCACGCGCCCGTAG
- a CDS encoding helix-turn-helix domain-containing protein, giving the protein MRSIHAHASGTELRIGAKLRSARNAQHMTIEQLATATGLSKSFISRVENDSTSPSITTLVQLCQVLSVPVGELFTETKTTLVKLDTAPLINLGGQNVVERLISGREENRAQMIRSTAEPHAHGGERLYTISSELEMMHVVTGRVTVTFASHEVEMQAGDTLSFNGREPHTWRAHEEGAELVWTLIPAAWSGSA; this is encoded by the coding sequence ATGCGATCGATCCACGCCCACGCGAGCGGCACCGAGCTTCGCATCGGCGCAAAATTGCGCTCGGCACGCAATGCCCAGCACATGACGATCGAGCAGCTCGCGACCGCGACCGGGCTCTCGAAGAGCTTCATCAGCCGCGTCGAAAACGACTCAACCTCACCCTCGATCACAACGCTCGTGCAGCTGTGCCAGGTGCTCTCGGTGCCCGTCGGCGAGCTCTTCACCGAGACCAAGACGACGCTCGTGAAGCTCGACACCGCGCCCCTCATTAACCTCGGTGGGCAAAATGTCGTCGAACGCCTCATCTCGGGCCGCGAGGAAAACCGGGCACAGATGATCCGCTCAACCGCCGAGCCCCACGCCCACGGCGGTGAGCGGCTCTACACGATCTCAAGCGAGCTCGAAATGATGCACGTGGTCACGGGCCGGGTCACCGTCACCTTCGCCTCACACGAGGTCGAGATGCAGGCGGGCGACACCCTCTCGTTCAACGGCCGCGAGCCCCACACCTGGCGGGCACACGAAGAGGGTGCAGAGCTCGTCTGGACCCTCATTCCAGCGGCGTGGAGCGGATCAGCCTAG
- a CDS encoding NADPH-dependent 2,4-dienoyl-CoA reductase: MSAYPHLSSPVTIGNITLPNRTVMGSMHLGLEEHPQGFERMAAFYAERVRGGTSLIVTGGIGPNAAGALTQGGATMTSEQDVEKHRLVTDAVHEAGGHIIMQLLHGGRYSTHPDLVAPSALQAPINRFSPRAMTAEEIESTIVEFGEAAKLALEAGYDGVEVMGSEGYLINEFCSPATNQRDDEWGGTSEKRRAFALAVTEQVRSALGPDALLSYRISVADLVPHGMSVGETLELAQQLEPLGVDMFVTGIGWHEARVPTIATSVPRAAFIDFTEALHSVATIPVVATNRINTPEVAEEILSAGRADLVALARPLLADPEFAGKATRGEGDRINTCIACNQACLDHIFAGKVASCLVNPRAGRETELVLLPTRTKRSVAVVGGGVAGMAAATSAASRGFAVTLFEARDSVGGQFDMAMRIPGKEEFTETIRYFLGELDRHGVTVKLGAQATASDLEGFDEVIIATGVSPRIPALPGVDLPHVASYAQVLRGEHTAGERVVILGAGGIGFDTAEFLTQKGPSHALNAAAFRESWGITEDPTVPGAVGKPQAVESARAVTILQRKATKAGAGLGLTTGWIHRAEVQRRGVRTMVGVQYDEIVAEGIRVTIEGEQQLIEADTVVLCTGQESVITLANELDALGRSYHLIGGAKLAGELDAKRAIREGTEVAAAL; the protein is encoded by the coding sequence ATGAGCGCCTACCCACACCTCAGTTCGCCGGTTACGATCGGCAATATCACCCTGCCCAACCGTACGGTCATGGGGTCGATGCACCTGGGTCTTGAAGAACACCCGCAGGGGTTCGAGCGCATGGCGGCGTTCTATGCCGAGCGCGTGCGCGGCGGCACTTCGCTCATCGTTACGGGCGGCATCGGGCCCAACGCCGCGGGTGCGCTGACGCAGGGCGGCGCCACCATGACCTCCGAGCAAGACGTCGAGAAGCACCGGCTCGTGACCGACGCGGTGCACGAGGCCGGCGGCCACATCATCATGCAGCTCTTGCATGGCGGCCGCTATTCGACCCACCCCGACCTCGTTGCCCCCTCGGCACTGCAGGCGCCCATCAACCGCTTCTCGCCACGCGCCATGACGGCCGAAGAGATCGAGAGCACCATCGTCGAGTTCGGCGAGGCGGCGAAGCTTGCACTCGAGGCCGGCTACGACGGTGTCGAGGTCATGGGCTCAGAGGGCTACCTCATCAACGAGTTCTGCTCGCCCGCAACCAACCAGCGAGATGACGAGTGGGGCGGCACCTCTGAGAAGCGGCGCGCCTTCGCTCTCGCCGTCACCGAACAGGTGCGCTCGGCCCTCGGCCCAGACGCGCTGCTCTCGTACCGCATCTCGGTTGCCGACCTCGTGCCGCACGGCATGAGCGTTGGCGAGACGCTCGAACTCGCCCAGCAACTCGAGCCGCTCGGCGTCGACATGTTCGTCACCGGCATCGGCTGGCACGAGGCACGCGTTCCAACGATCGCCACGAGCGTTCCGCGCGCAGCCTTCATTGACTTCACCGAGGCGCTGCACTCGGTCGCCACGATTCCCGTCGTCGCGACGAACCGCATCAACACCCCAGAGGTAGCCGAAGAGATTCTCAGCGCCGGCCGCGCCGATCTCGTCGCGCTCGCGAGGCCCCTGCTCGCCGACCCCGAGTTCGCCGGCAAGGCAACCCGCGGCGAGGGCGACCGCATCAACACCTGCATCGCCTGCAACCAGGCCTGCCTCGACCATATTTTTGCCGGCAAGGTCGCCTCGTGCCTCGTGAACCCCCGAGCGGGTCGCGAAACCGAGCTGGTGCTCTTGCCCACCCGAACGAAGCGCAGCGTCGCCGTCGTTGGCGGCGGTGTCGCGGGCATGGCCGCGGCCACCTCGGCCGCATCACGAGGCTTCGCCGTGACGCTCTTCGAGGCACGCGACTCGGTTGGCGGCCAGTTCGACATGGCCATGCGCATTCCCGGCAAAGAAGAATTCACCGAAACCATTCGCTACTTTCTCGGCGAGCTCGACCGCCACGGCGTTACCGTGAAGCTCGGCGCGCAAGCGACCGCGAGCGACCTTGAGGGCTTCGATGAGGTCATCATCGCGACCGGCGTTTCACCGCGCATTCCCGCGCTGCCTGGCGTCGACCTGCCCCACGTGGCCTCGTACGCCCAGGTGCTGCGCGGCGAGCACACAGCCGGCGAACGCGTCGTCATTCTCGGCGCGGGCGGCATCGGCTTCGACACCGCAGAGTTTCTCACCCAGAAGGGGCCCTCGCACGCCCTCAATGCGGCAGCCTTTCGCGAGAGCTGGGGCATCACCGAAGACCCAACCGTTCCAGGCGCGGTCGGCAAGCCGCAGGCCGTCGAGAGCGCCCGCGCCGTGACGATATTGCAGCGCAAAGCGACCAAGGCGGGGGCCGGCCTCGGCCTCACCACGGGCTGGATTCACCGAGCCGAAGTGCAACGCCGCGGCGTGCGCACCATGGTCGGCGTTCAATACGACGAGATCGTCGCCGAGGGCATTCGCGTCACGATCGAGGGCGAGCAGCAGCTCATCGAGGCCGACACCGTCGTGCTGTGCACCGGCCAAGAGTCGGTCATCACCCTCGCCAACGAACTCGACGCGCTCGGCCGCAGCTACCACCTCATCGGCGGCGCAAAGCTCGCCGGCGAGCTCGACGCCAAGCGAGCCATTCGTGAGGGCACCGAGGTCGCTGCCGCGCTGTAA
- the rpmB gene encoding 50S ribosomal protein L28 gives MAAVCQVTGATPGFGHSISHSHRRTKRRFDPNIQKKSYFVPSLGRKVTLTLSTRGIKVVDARGIEAVVADLQKRGVKL, from the coding sequence ATGGCAGCAGTGTGCCAGGTGACGGGAGCCACTCCAGGCTTCGGTCACAGCATTTCGCACTCGCACCGTCGCACCAAGCGTCGGTTCGATCCGAACATTCAGAAGAAGTCTTACTTCGTGCCCTCACTCGGCCGCAAGGTAACCCTTACCCTGTCGACTCGGGGTATCAAGGTTGTTGACGCACGCGGTATCGAGGCTGTGGTTGCAGATCTGCAGAAGCGTGGGGTGAAGCTCTAA
- a CDS encoding cyclase family protein, with translation MIDLSHELRTAMPVYPGDPEVAIADALTLERDGVAVSELHLGSHSGTHLDAPSHTVQGGRTLAEVSLDELVGEALIIHAEGVAAAGRALTAGELGLDALTEVPRIVAIATGWHRHFGTPAYLEHPFIDKAAAEKLWQLGMRVLVVDTLSPDQTPSADFPVHAVVLGQDGLIVENARGLDALGDRERLGIFPLRLGAVDGAPVRAVAF, from the coding sequence ATGATCGACCTCAGCCACGAACTGCGTACCGCGATGCCCGTGTATCCGGGTGACCCCGAGGTGGCGATTGCCGACGCCCTCACGCTCGAGCGTGACGGGGTGGCCGTGAGCGAGCTGCACCTCGGCAGCCACAGCGGAACCCACCTCGATGCCCCCTCGCACACGGTACAGGGAGGGCGCACCCTCGCCGAGGTCTCGCTTGACGAGCTCGTCGGCGAGGCGCTCATCATTCATGCCGAGGGGGTTGCCGCCGCCGGCCGCGCGCTGACCGCGGGCGAGCTGGGGCTCGATGCCCTCACCGAGGTTCCGCGCATCGTCGCGATCGCGACGGGCTGGCACCGACACTTCGGCACGCCCGCGTACCTCGAGCACCCCTTCATCGACAAAGCGGCGGCCGAGAAGCTCTGGCAGCTCGGCATGCGCGTGCTCGTCGTTGACACGCTGAGCCCCGATCAGACCCCGTCGGCTGACTTCCCGGTGCACGCGGTCGTGCTTGGGCAAGACGGCCTCATCGTCGAGAACGCGCGCGGGCTCGATGCTCTTGGCGACCGAGAGCGCCTCGGCATCTTTCCACTGCGCCTCGGTGCCGTCGACGGGGCACCGGTGCGCGCGGTCGCTTTCTAA
- the speB gene encoding agmatinase, with translation MVPEQHVGPVDASKTPRYAGFATYAKLPRIDEVEKTDIAIVGVPFDTGVSFRPGARFGPAHVREISRLIRPYNPAQDASPFELVQVADAGDIVANPFNLDEAVMQIEEAANELHESVEKIVTIGGDHTIALPLLRSAHKQHGPVVVLHFDAHLDTWDTYFGAPTTHGTPFRRASEEGLIDMESSMHFGIRGPLYSKKDLEDDTMLGFSVITSEYVEENGIQAAIDRMRARIGDKPLYISIDIDVLDPSHAPGTGTPEAGGLTSRELLRALRGIADLNIVGADVVEVAPAYDHAQVTAVAASHVVYELVTAMARRTAAERDA, from the coding sequence GTGGTTCCAGAACAGCATGTCGGCCCCGTCGACGCGAGCAAGACCCCGCGCTACGCAGGCTTCGCAACGTACGCAAAGCTGCCGCGCATTGACGAGGTTGAGAAGACCGATATCGCGATCGTTGGCGTGCCCTTCGACACCGGTGTGAGCTTTCGCCCCGGCGCACGCTTCGGCCCCGCTCACGTGCGTGAGATCTCGCGGCTGATCCGCCCCTATAACCCGGCTCAGGACGCGTCGCCGTTCGAACTCGTGCAGGTCGCCGACGCGGGTGACATCGTCGCGAACCCCTTCAACCTCGATGAGGCCGTCATGCAGATCGAAGAGGCGGCGAATGAGCTGCACGAGAGCGTCGAGAAGATCGTCACGATCGGTGGCGACCATACGATTGCGCTGCCGCTCCTGCGCTCGGCTCACAAGCAGCACGGCCCCGTCGTCGTGCTGCACTTCGACGCCCACCTCGACACGTGGGATACCTACTTTGGGGCTCCCACGACGCACGGCACCCCGTTTCGCCGCGCGTCAGAAGAGGGCCTCATCGACATGGAGTCGAGCATGCACTTCGGCATTCGCGGCCCGCTCTACAGCAAGAAAGACCTCGAAGACGACACGATGCTCGGCTTCAGCGTCATCACGAGCGAGTACGTCGAAGAAAACGGCATTCAGGCGGCGATCGACCGCATGCGCGCCCGCATCGGCGACAAGCCCCTCTACATCTCGATCGATATCGACGTGCTCGACCCCTCGCACGCTCCCGGAACGGGAACACCAGAGGCCGGTGGCCTCACGAGCCGCGAGCTGCTGCGTGCCCTGCGCGGCATCGCCGACCTCAACATCGTTGGCGCCGACGTCGTCGAGGTAGCCCCCGCATACGACCACGCTCAGGTGACCGCCGTCGCCGCGAGCCACGTCGTGTACGAGCTCGTCACCGCGATGGCCCGCCGCACGGCAGCCGAGCGCGACGCCTAA
- a CDS encoding YybH family protein: MTDQPFRTPTEAEVLRASADIVAAFEATDTERYFAAFAPETSFIFHPEPARLDTRADYEALWASWIEGGWRVVSCASSKPLVTAYPGGAVFSHVVDTTVFVDGAEESYTEQETIVFRVDGDGLIAVHEHLSAYTGEASA; encoded by the coding sequence ATGACAGACCAGCCCTTCCGCACCCCGACCGAGGCCGAGGTGCTTCGCGCGTCGGCCGATATCGTTGCCGCTTTCGAGGCGACCGACACCGAGCGCTACTTTGCCGCGTTTGCCCCCGAGACCTCATTCATCTTTCACCCCGAGCCCGCGAGGCTCGACACCCGCGCCGACTACGAGGCGTTGTGGGCGAGCTGGATCGAGGGTGGCTGGCGCGTCGTGAGCTGCGCCTCGAGCAAGCCCCTTGTCACGGCATACCCCGGTGGCGCGGTTTTCTCGCACGTCGTCGATACGACCGTCTTCGTTGACGGGGCCGAAGAGAGCTACACCGAGCAAGAGACCATCGTGTTTCGTGTCGACGGCGATGGCCTCATCGCCGTGCACGAGCACCTCTCGGCATACACCGGGGAGGCAAGCGCGTGA
- a CDS encoding HU family DNA-binding protein, giving the protein MSLNKTELVAKVAAETGQSQATVSSVLDGVFAAISETVADGGKVSIPGWLSFEAVATAARTGHNPRTGESIQIPAGKRVKVSVGSKLKASVK; this is encoded by the coding sequence ATGTCACTGAACAAGACTGAGCTTGTCGCTAAGGTTGCTGCCGAGACCGGCCAGAGCCAGGCTACCGTTTCGAGCGTGCTCGACGGCGTCTTCGCTGCTATCTCAGAGACCGTCGCTGATGGCGGCAAGGTTTCGATCCCCGGCTGGCTCTCATTCGAGGCTGTAGCAACCGCTGCACGCACCGGCCACAACCCCCGTACCGGCGAGAGCATCCAGATTCCTGCTGGCAAGCGCGTCAAGGTATCGGTTGGCTCGAAGCTCAAGGCTTCGGTCAAGTAA
- the rpsN gene encoding 30S ribosomal protein S14 — protein sequence MAKKSMIAKNKQRQEVVARYAEKRIELKKALIDPNGTDESREAARRGLQKLPRNASPVRVRSRDVIDGRPRGVLTKYGISRVRFREMAHRGELPGITKSSW from the coding sequence ATGGCGAAGAAAAGCATGATCGCTAAGAACAAGCAGCGCCAGGAAGTTGTTGCTCGCTACGCTGAGAAGCGCATCGAGCTCAAGAAAGCGCTCATCGATCCCAACGGAACCGACGAGAGCCGCGAGGCAGCTCGTCGCGGGCTCCAGAAGCTCCCCCGCAACGCGTCACCCGTACGCGTTCGCTCACGTGACGTCATCGACGGCCGCCCCCGTGGCGTGCTCACGAAGTACGGCATCAGCCGTGTTCGCTTCCGTGAGATGGCTCACCGTGGTGAGCTTCCCGGCATCACCAAGTCGAGCTGGTAA